From Nilaparvata lugens isolate BPH chromosome 7, ASM1435652v1, whole genome shotgun sequence, one genomic window encodes:
- the LOC111058214 gene encoding uncharacterized protein LOC111058214 isoform X1 — protein MSMRFGPRMLWRVMVLSCACVVVRASGSGAAAADHLLEPRWQREVRALLEASSWLQPSGPGHGRTSRDFEDYKEDGDEDQDQQERDLEDNSNIRLAANKRALSALSRWKPFSSAWGSSRLRPLGRAPLVAALLPPDADLVSAETRNIMGQRPMGQPLRWGKRRR, from the exons ATGTCTAT GAGATTCGGACCAAGGATGCTGTGGCGAGTGATGGTGCTGAGCTGCGCATGCGTGGTGGTGCGTGCGAGTGGCAGTGGTGCGGCTGCAGCCGATCATCTGCTGGAGCCAAGATGGCAGCGGGAGGTGCGGGCACTGCTCGAGGCTAGCAGCTGGCTGCAACCGAGTGGGCCCGGTCATGGACGTACTTCGCGAG ATTTCGAAGACTATAAGGAGGACGGCGATGAAGACCAGGACCAACAGGAACGTGACCTTGAGGACAACTCCAACATTCGATTAGCAGCCAACAAACGCGCACTGTCAGCTTTATCGAGATGGAAACCGTTTTCGAGCGCCTGGGGCTCTAGCAGACTGCGCCCCCTTGGACGCGCGCCCCTAGTTGCTGCCCTCTTGCCCCCTGATGCCGATCTGGTGTCGGCCGAGACACGCAACATCATGGGGCAACGACCGATGGGGCAACCCCTTCGCTGGGGCAAACGCCGACGCTAA
- the LOC111058214 gene encoding uncharacterized protein LOC111058214 isoform X2 — translation MLWRVMVLSCACVVVRASGSGAAAADHLLEPRWQREVRALLEASSWLQPSGPGHGRTSRDFEDYKEDGDEDQDQQERDLEDNSNIRLAANKRALSALSRWKPFSSAWGSSRLRPLGRAPLVAALLPPDADLVSAETRNIMGQRPMGQPLRWGKRRR, via the exons ATGCTGTGGCGAGTGATGGTGCTGAGCTGCGCATGCGTGGTGGTGCGTGCGAGTGGCAGTGGTGCGGCTGCAGCCGATCATCTGCTGGAGCCAAGATGGCAGCGGGAGGTGCGGGCACTGCTCGAGGCTAGCAGCTGGCTGCAACCGAGTGGGCCCGGTCATGGACGTACTTCGCGAG ATTTCGAAGACTATAAGGAGGACGGCGATGAAGACCAGGACCAACAGGAACGTGACCTTGAGGACAACTCCAACATTCGATTAGCAGCCAACAAACGCGCACTGTCAGCTTTATCGAGATGGAAACCGTTTTCGAGCGCCTGGGGCTCTAGCAGACTGCGCCCCCTTGGACGCGCGCCCCTAGTTGCTGCCCTCTTGCCCCCTGATGCCGATCTGGTGTCGGCCGAGACACGCAACATCATGGGGCAACGACCGATGGGGCAACCCCTTCGCTGGGGCAAACGCCGACGCTAA